From the Chloroflexia bacterium SDU3-3 genome, one window contains:
- the uvrB gene encoding excinuclease ABC subunit UvrB, whose translation MSFRIESPYQPSGDQPRAIEQLAEGVGKGYKHQTLLGATGTGKTFVMSQIFSRLERPALVMAHNKTLVSQLYAEFRELLPDAAVELFISYYDVYTPEAYVPSKDLYIEKEAQINEEIDRLRHAATQALLTRRDVLIVASVSAIYGLGSPQDYGQVVIPIRVGEVRNRDKLMRQLIDLQFERNDMDFHRGTFRVRGDTLDIFPANAEVAERVEFWGDEIEKITEFDPLTGEVLINRTAVDIYPAKHFVTTADKLKLAITDIQDELAERVKVLDAQGKVLESARIQQRTLQDLEMLSEMGYCSGIENYSRHMDRRQAGQTPWTLLDYFPDDFILFVDESHISLPQIRGMYNGDRSRKDTLVDYGFRLPSALDNRPLRFEEFEQHIHQAIYVSATPGPYELEHSQQIAEQIIRPTGLLDPNIDVRSSKGQIDNLLGEIKARVGKGQRALVTTLTKRLAEELTDYLKEMGVRTQYLHADIEVMERVEILRDLRLGVYDVVVGINLLREGLDLPEVSLVAILDADKEGYLRSASSLIQIIGRAARHVEGTVIMYADTVTKSMDAAIKETYRRRAIQEQYNREHGITPVGISKAVRDLTERVRKAAEQRETYSTGTPSDELPIPKDELVKLIKDLEKQMKQAAKDLEFEKAAALRDQVIELRRTLALEDATA comes from the coding sequence ATGTCGTTTCGCATTGAGTCACCCTACCAGCCCTCTGGCGACCAGCCGCGCGCCATCGAGCAGCTGGCCGAGGGCGTGGGCAAGGGCTACAAGCATCAGACGCTGCTGGGCGCAACTGGCACCGGCAAGACCTTCGTGATGTCGCAGATCTTCAGCCGCCTGGAGCGCCCGGCGCTAGTGATGGCGCATAACAAGACCCTGGTGAGCCAGCTCTACGCCGAGTTCCGCGAGCTGCTGCCCGACGCTGCCGTCGAGCTGTTCATCTCCTACTACGATGTCTACACCCCCGAGGCCTATGTGCCTAGCAAGGATCTGTACATCGAGAAGGAGGCCCAGATCAACGAGGAGATCGACCGCCTGCGCCACGCCGCCACCCAGGCCCTGCTGACGCGGCGCGACGTGCTGATCGTCGCCTCGGTCTCGGCGATCTACGGCCTCGGCTCGCCGCAGGACTACGGGCAGGTGGTTATCCCCATCCGCGTGGGCGAGGTGCGCAACCGCGACAAGCTCATGCGCCAGCTGATCGACCTGCAGTTCGAGCGCAACGACATGGACTTCCACCGCGGCACCTTCCGCGTGCGCGGCGACACGCTCGACATCTTCCCGGCCAACGCCGAGGTGGCCGAGCGCGTGGAGTTCTGGGGCGACGAGATCGAGAAGATCACCGAGTTCGACCCGCTCACCGGCGAGGTGCTGATCAACCGCACCGCCGTGGACATCTACCCGGCCAAGCACTTTGTCACCACCGCCGACAAGCTCAAGCTGGCTATCACCGACATCCAGGACGAGCTGGCCGAGCGCGTGAAGGTGCTGGACGCCCAGGGCAAGGTGCTCGAGTCGGCCCGCATCCAGCAGCGCACCCTGCAGGATCTGGAGATGCTGTCCGAGATGGGCTACTGCTCGGGCATCGAGAACTACTCGCGCCATATGGACCGCCGCCAGGCCGGGCAGACGCCATGGACACTGCTCGACTACTTCCCCGACGATTTCATCCTGTTCGTCGACGAGTCGCACATCTCGCTGCCGCAGATCCGCGGCATGTACAACGGCGACCGCTCGCGCAAGGACACCCTGGTCGACTACGGCTTCCGGCTGCCCTCCGCGCTCGACAACCGCCCGCTGCGCTTCGAGGAGTTCGAGCAGCACATCCACCAGGCCATCTACGTCTCGGCCACACCGGGGCCATACGAGCTTGAGCACTCGCAGCAGATCGCCGAGCAGATCATCCGCCCCACCGGCCTGCTCGACCCCAACATCGATGTGCGCTCTTCCAAGGGCCAGATCGACAACCTGCTGGGCGAGATCAAGGCCCGCGTGGGCAAGGGCCAGCGCGCCCTCGTGACCACGCTCACCAAGCGGCTGGCCGAGGAGCTGACCGACTACCTGAAGGAGATGGGCGTGCGCACCCAGTACCTGCACGCCGACATCGAGGTGATGGAGCGCGTGGAGATCCTGCGCGACCTGCGGCTGGGCGTGTACGATGTGGTGGTGGGCATCAACCTGCTGCGCGAGGGCCTCGACCTGCCCGAGGTGTCGCTGGTGGCCATCCTGGATGCCGACAAAGAGGGCTACCTGCGCAGCGCCTCCTCGCTCATCCAGATCATTGGCCGCGCCGCCCGCCATGTGGAGGGCACCGTGATCATGTACGCCGACACTGTCACCAAGTCGATGGACGCCGCGATCAAGGAGACCTACCGCCGCCGAGCCATCCAGGAGCAGTACAACCGCGAGCACGGCATCACGCCGGTGGGTATCTCCAAGGCTGTGCGCGACCTGACCGAGCGCGTGCGCAAGGCCGCCGAGCAGCGCGAGACCTACAGCACCGGCACGCCATCCGACGAGCTGCCCATCCCCAAGGACGAGCTGGTCAAGCTGATCAAGGATCTGGAGAAGCAGATGAAGCAGGCCGCCAAAGATCTGGAGTTCGAGAAGGCCGCCGCCCTGCGCGACCAGGTGATCGAGCTGCGCCGCACGCTGGCGCTGGAAGACGCTACCGCCTAG
- a CDS encoding homocysteine synthase: protein MAEDVTFTGFETLALHAGQVADPTTGARAVPIYQTTSYQFQDTEHAARLFGLQEFGNIYTRIMNPTNDVLEQRIAALEGGVGALSVGSGQAASTFAILNIAEAGDNVISSSDLYGGTYNLFRHTLPKLGINTRFVDARDFEGFRSAIDDKTKAIYLELVGNPKLDIVDLEQIAAIAHEKGVPVIVDSTTATPYLCRPFEWGADIVVHSATKYLGGHGTSIGGLIVDSGKFDWSNGRFPGLDTPDPSYHGLVYTQAFGNLAYILKARVQLLRDIGAALSPFNAFLLLQGIETLPLRIERHSQNALAVASYLKEHSKVAWVNYPGLPEHPSYELAQKYFPKGQSGILGFGIKGGREAGKKFIENLKLFSHLANIGDAKSLAIHPATTTHSQLTPEEQGLTGVTDDYVRLSIGLETIGDILADLDQALAAV from the coding sequence ATGGCAGAAGACGTGACGTTCACTGGCTTTGAGACGCTGGCCCTGCACGCGGGCCAGGTGGCCGACCCTACCACTGGCGCGCGGGCGGTGCCGATCTACCAGACCACCTCGTACCAGTTCCAAGATACCGAGCACGCCGCGCGGCTGTTTGGCCTGCAGGAGTTCGGCAACATCTACACCCGCATCATGAACCCGACCAACGACGTGCTTGAGCAACGCATCGCCGCGCTTGAGGGCGGCGTGGGCGCGCTGAGCGTCGGCTCGGGGCAGGCGGCATCCACCTTCGCCATCCTGAATATCGCCGAGGCGGGCGACAATGTCATCTCGTCCTCGGATCTCTACGGCGGCACCTACAACCTGTTCCGCCATACCCTGCCCAAGCTGGGCATCAACACGCGCTTTGTCGACGCGCGCGACTTCGAGGGCTTCCGCAGCGCGATCGACGACAAGACCAAGGCGATCTATCTGGAGCTAGTGGGCAACCCCAAGCTGGATATTGTAGATCTGGAGCAGATCGCAGCGATCGCGCACGAGAAGGGCGTGCCGGTGATCGTCGACTCGACCACGGCCACGCCGTACCTGTGCCGCCCGTTCGAGTGGGGCGCGGACATCGTGGTGCACTCGGCCACCAAGTACCTGGGCGGGCACGGCACCTCGATCGGCGGCCTGATCGTGGACAGCGGCAAGTTCGACTGGTCGAATGGCCGCTTCCCCGGCCTGGACACGCCCGACCCCTCGTACCACGGGCTGGTCTACACCCAGGCGTTTGGCAACCTGGCCTACATCCTGAAGGCCCGCGTGCAGCTGCTGCGCGACATCGGCGCGGCGCTCAGCCCGTTCAACGCCTTCCTGCTGCTGCAGGGCATCGAGACGCTGCCGCTGCGCATCGAGCGCCATAGCCAGAACGCCCTGGCGGTGGCCAGCTACCTCAAGGAGCACAGCAAGGTGGCCTGGGTGAACTACCCCGGCCTGCCCGAGCACCCCAGCTACGAGCTGGCGCAGAAGTACTTCCCCAAGGGCCAGTCGGGCATCCTCGGCTTCGGCATCAAGGGCGGGCGCGAGGCGGGCAAGAAGTTCATCGAGAACCTCAAGCTGTTCTCGCACCTGGCGAACATCGGCGACGCCAAGAGCCTAGCCATCCACCCGGCCACCACCACCCACAGCCAGCTGACCCCCGAGGAGCAGGGCCTGACCGGCGTGACCGACGACTACGTGCGCCTGTCGATCGGCCTGGAGACCATCGGCGACATCCTGGCCGATCTGGATCAGGCGCTGGCGGCGGTGTAG
- a CDS encoding homoserine O-acetyltransferase, translated as MTATAAAQRHEGVGLVERKYATWTEPLALECGAELSPLTLAYETYGTLSPQRDNAILLLHALSGDAHAAGRHSAADRKPGWWDSMVGPGRPFDTDKYYVICSNVLGGCQGSTGPSSINPATGRPYGAAFPVITIGDMVRAQERLVDLLGVERLLAVAGGSMGGFQALEWATALPHRVRSVIAIATTARSSPQAIAWNSIGRRAIMSDLRWRNGSYYGHEGPVDGLAVARMLGHVTYLSDQAFEAKFGREYQDGFGPRFSLESEFAVESYLEYQGAMFNTRFDANSYLYITKAIDYWDLPERHGSLEHALRLGDAPLLLISFTSDWLYPPSDSHAIAHAARAAGRAVEHHVIESRAGHDSFLIDEEEQRPLITRFLARAAAKE; from the coding sequence ATGACCGCAACTGCAGCCGCCCAGCGCCACGAGGGCGTCGGGCTTGTCGAGCGAAAATACGCCACCTGGACCGAGCCGCTGGCCCTAGAGTGCGGGGCCGAGCTTAGCCCGCTGACGCTGGCCTACGAGACCTACGGCACGCTCAGCCCGCAGCGCGACAACGCCATCCTGCTGCTGCACGCGCTCTCGGGCGATGCGCACGCGGCGGGGCGGCACAGCGCCGCCGACCGCAAGCCGGGCTGGTGGGACAGCATGGTGGGGCCGGGGCGCCCATTCGATACCGACAAGTACTATGTGATCTGCTCGAATGTGCTGGGCGGCTGCCAGGGCAGCACCGGGCCATCCAGCATCAACCCGGCCACAGGGCGGCCCTACGGCGCGGCCTTCCCGGTCATTACCATCGGCGACATGGTGCGCGCGCAGGAGCGCCTGGTGGATCTGCTGGGCGTTGAGCGGCTGCTGGCGGTGGCCGGTGGCTCCATGGGCGGCTTCCAGGCGCTGGAGTGGGCCACGGCGCTGCCGCACCGCGTGCGCAGCGTGATCGCGATCGCCACCACCGCGCGCTCGTCGCCGCAGGCCATCGCCTGGAACAGCATCGGGCGGCGGGCGATCATGAGCGACCTGCGCTGGCGGAATGGCAGCTACTATGGGCACGAGGGGCCGGTGGATGGTCTGGCGGTGGCGCGCATGCTGGGGCATGTGACCTACCTCTCCGACCAGGCGTTCGAGGCGAAGTTTGGGCGCGAGTATCAGGATGGCTTTGGGCCGCGCTTCTCGCTCGAGTCGGAGTTTGCGGTGGAGAGCTACCTGGAGTACCAGGGGGCGATGTTCAACACGCGGTTCGATGCGAACTCGTATCTCTACATAACGAAGGCGATCGACTACTGGGATCTGCCCGAGCGGCACGGCTCGCTGGAACACGCGCTGCGGCTGGGGGATGCGCCGCTGCTGCTGATCTCGTTCACGAGCGACTGGCTCTACCCGCCGAGCGACTCGCACGCGATCGCGCACGCCGCCCGCGCTGCTGGTAGGGCGGTCGAGCACCACGTGATTGAGTCGCGCGCGGGGCATGATTCGTTTCTGATCGATGAGGAAGAGCAGCGCCCGCTGATCACGCGGTTTCTGGCGCGGGCGGCGGCAAAAGAATAG
- the crtI gene encoding phytoene desaturase, whose product MSEPTIIVGGGLGGLAAAIHLALAGRHVRLFEKNATLGGKASAVQAEGYTFDIGPSLMTMPWVARQLFAAAGRRLDDYITLEPLEITCRYRWPDGTQFDAHQSLPLLLDEIRRLEPRDVAALLRFMRYGERIYSAVAEPFLLNPFDGLRDLVRPELLRDTWKIDPMRTVDQAVRSFFASPHLRQVFNRYATYNGSSPYLAPATFNLIAYIELAEGGWYVRGGMYALVQAIAALARELGVEIHTSAPVDEVLLRGGRAVGVRAMGQRIPARAVVVNADPRYAYERLIPGGAGTAARLARHELATSGFVLLLGVDRRYPQLRHHNIFFSADYPAEFQALFRHRVPAPDPTIYICATALADPSHAPAGHTNMFVLVNAPSSGRTRWLREAQGYRDTIIAKLERMGLDDLGAHIAYEQILTPDDFAARYNAPGGSIYGLASNSPFSAFLRPPLRARGLGGLYFVGGGTHPGGGIPLVLLSGRAVASRVLRDL is encoded by the coding sequence ATGAGCGAGCCAACGATTATTGTGGGCGGGGGGCTGGGCGGCCTCGCGGCGGCCATCCACCTAGCCCTGGCGGGGCGGCATGTGCGCCTGTTCGAGAAAAATGCCACGCTCGGCGGCAAGGCCAGCGCGGTGCAGGCCGAGGGCTACACCTTCGATATCGGCCCCTCGCTGATGACCATGCCATGGGTTGCGCGCCAGCTCTTCGCGGCGGCGGGCAGGCGGCTGGACGATTATATCACCCTTGAGCCGCTGGAGATCACCTGCCGCTACCGCTGGCCCGACGGCACGCAGTTTGACGCGCACCAGTCGCTGCCGCTGCTGCTAGACGAGATCCGCCGACTAGAGCCGCGCGACGTCGCGGCGCTGCTGCGCTTCATGCGCTACGGCGAGCGGATCTATAGCGCCGTGGCCGAGCCATTCCTGCTCAACCCCTTCGACGGCCTGCGCGACCTCGTGCGCCCCGAGCTGCTGCGCGATACGTGGAAGATCGACCCCATGCGCACCGTCGATCAGGCGGTGCGCTCGTTCTTCGCCAGCCCCCACCTGCGCCAGGTCTTCAACCGCTACGCCACCTACAACGGATCCTCGCCCTACCTGGCCCCGGCCACCTTCAACCTGATCGCCTACATCGAGCTAGCCGAGGGCGGCTGGTATGTGCGCGGCGGCATGTACGCCCTGGTGCAGGCCATCGCCGCGCTGGCCCGCGAGCTGGGGGTGGAGATCCACACCAGTGCGCCAGTGGATGAGGTGCTGCTGCGCGGTGGACGCGCCGTGGGCGTGCGGGCCATGGGCCAGCGCATCCCCGCGCGCGCGGTGGTGGTGAACGCCGACCCGCGCTACGCCTACGAGCGGCTCATCCCCGGTGGCGCGGGCACAGCGGCCCGGCTGGCCCGCCACGAACTGGCCACCAGCGGCTTCGTGCTGCTGCTGGGCGTCGACCGCCGCTACCCCCAGCTGCGCCACCACAACATCTTCTTCTCCGCCGACTACCCCGCCGAGTTCCAGGCGCTGTTCCGCCACCGCGTCCCCGCGCCCGACCCCACCATCTACATCTGCGCCACCGCCCTGGCCGACCCATCCCACGCGCCCGCTGGCCACACCAACATGTTCGTGCTGGTCAATGCCCCATCCTCGGGCCGCACCCGCTGGCTGCGCGAGGCCCAGGGCTACCGCGATACCATCATCGCCAAGCTGGAGCGCATGGGGCTGGATGATCTGGGTGCGCACATCGCCTACGAGCAGATCCTCACCCCCGACGACTTCGCCGCGCGCTACAATGCGCCGGGCGGCAGCATCTACGGCCTGGCATCCAACTCGCCGTTTAGCGCGTTCCTGCGCCCGCCGCTGCGCGCCAGGGGCCTGGGCGGCCTCTACTTCGTGGGCGGCGGCACCCACCCAGGCGGCGGCATCCCGCTGGTGCTGCTCTCAGGGCGTGCGGTGGCCAGCCGCGTGCTGCGCGATCTCTAA
- a CDS encoding DUF2029 domain-containing protein translates to MHLLRQRDFQLRLLIGILVLAGALYCTSFFPYTDAMQDYAAAWGHWHGYSSNDSTPKLMALCCSDFYPPDRIPQTAHPPLATVLFLPLALLSWKQAQLVWLLLSWLIMIWGWQALKIPPLSCLLTATFWLVVLILGGLEAAMFGLVALSLLWKDRSELGSGVAIGLAAALKLYPVLFIFGMWVAGRRRAAVAAAAAGALATMLSELVLGLGTTAGWLAYTPQNTLVQVRDIRNLSVVRILWTVLPSLSPMLTSLAVITIFIALTYGAIRRSEGVRPLIPTMLAGASICWEQYLVLLALNPIGKIEQICLAISSIIISLVWLQVIPSDNLAPIGYGPLFLVLLLSWYRQRQASMAGAVVASKL, encoded by the coding sequence ATGCACCTTCTTCGACAGCGCGACTTCCAGCTGCGATTGCTGATTGGCATTTTGGTGCTCGCTGGGGCGCTCTACTGCACAAGCTTTTTTCCCTACACGGATGCCATGCAGGACTACGCTGCCGCGTGGGGGCATTGGCACGGCTACTCCTCTAACGATAGCACACCCAAGCTGATGGCACTGTGTTGCTCTGACTTCTATCCCCCCGACCGTATCCCGCAGACCGCCCATCCTCCGCTGGCGACAGTGCTTTTTCTGCCGCTCGCATTGCTTTCGTGGAAGCAGGCCCAGCTGGTATGGCTGCTGCTGAGTTGGCTGATCATGATCTGGGGCTGGCAGGCACTGAAGATACCTCCGCTGTCATGCCTGCTGACCGCGACCTTCTGGCTGGTGGTACTCATCCTTGGCGGGCTTGAGGCGGCGATGTTCGGCCTGGTCGCCTTGTCTCTGCTGTGGAAGGATCGCTCTGAGCTTGGATCAGGGGTGGCAATTGGGCTGGCGGCGGCGCTCAAGCTCTACCCTGTGCTGTTCATCTTTGGGATGTGGGTAGCGGGGCGGCGCAGGGCGGCGGTGGCCGCTGCCGCAGCTGGGGCGCTGGCCACCATGCTCTCCGAGCTGGTGTTGGGTTTGGGCACCACCGCAGGCTGGCTGGCCTACACCCCGCAGAACACGCTGGTGCAGGTGCGCGACATCCGTAACCTCTCGGTGGTGCGCATCCTGTGGACTGTGCTGCCGAGCCTCTCGCCGATGCTTACCTCGCTGGCGGTGATCACGATCTTTATTGCGCTGACGTATGGGGCGATCCGGCGCAGCGAGGGGGTGAGGCCGCTGATCCCCACGATGCTGGCGGGCGCGTCGATCTGCTGGGAGCAGTATCTAGTGCTGCTGGCGCTGAATCCGATAGGGAAAATCGAGCAGATCTGCCTGGCTATCTCGAGCATCATTATCTCACTTGTATGGCTACAGGTCATTCCCAGCGACAATCTTGCCCCAATCGGCTACGGGCCGCTCTTCCTTGTGCTGCTGCTCTCGTGGTATCGTCAGCGCCAGGCCAGCATGGCGGGCGCTGTTGTTGCATCAAAGCTATGA
- a CDS encoding DUF2029 domain-containing protein: MATGHSQRQSCPNRLRAALPCAAALVVSSAPGQHGGRCCCIKAMITTLLRQPRRLNLLCCLLAALWLALLASVLTYDVDDFKQLRRGAVDLIEQGNPYANRELLVETSKPGQSDDGNEQGFKYTPVFAYLFRPFGMVSHALGQRIWFGVNLLALAGLIAACLQLAPAQLARRYWGVLALLVALAPPTRLSLQLGQTSIVMALLLVAAYLFWNTRSALSGIFLALATIVKLYPGLMGVYALVRGPRRVAWWAVAAGLLLLAIFLPFYGIDHYRIFASTVITSSNHPYGAEFNLSFHGFWTRLLVANPYSRPLFDAPLLARALTIVCSGGLLALCADAVRRVDDERKRLPEYCLWLCAMLLLSPINGSYNSVLLLLPGLVLLRYVEQTRDRSIRAWLVLGSALAVWPAGWTDGMPLLYNGLHIGLGVLLLTPGIYGIVIYCGVLYAVIRRPWPAAPAA; encoded by the coding sequence ATGGCTACAGGTCATTCCCAGCGACAATCTTGCCCCAATCGGCTACGGGCCGCTCTTCCTTGTGCTGCTGCTCTCGTGGTATCGTCAGCGCCAGGCCAGCATGGCGGGCGCTGTTGTTGCATCAAAGCTATGATTACTACGCTCTTGCGCCAACCCAGGCGGCTGAATCTGCTGTGCTGCCTGCTTGCTGCGCTGTGGCTCGCCCTGCTCGCGTCGGTCCTGACGTATGATGTCGATGACTTTAAGCAACTGCGCCGAGGCGCGGTTGACCTGATTGAGCAAGGCAACCCCTACGCCAACCGTGAGCTGCTGGTGGAGACCTCGAAGCCTGGGCAGTCGGATGATGGCAATGAGCAGGGCTTCAAGTATACGCCGGTCTTTGCCTACCTGTTCCGCCCGTTTGGCATGGTGAGCCACGCGCTGGGCCAGCGGATCTGGTTTGGGGTGAACCTGCTGGCGCTGGCCGGGCTGATCGCGGCGTGCCTGCAGCTGGCCCCCGCGCAGCTGGCGCGGCGCTACTGGGGCGTGCTGGCGCTGCTGGTGGCGCTGGCCCCGCCCACGCGGCTGAGCCTGCAGCTTGGGCAGACCAGCATCGTGATGGCGCTGCTGCTGGTGGCGGCCTATCTGTTCTGGAATACGCGCTCAGCCTTGAGCGGGATCTTTCTCGCATTGGCTACCATCGTGAAGCTCTACCCCGGGCTGATGGGCGTGTACGCGCTGGTGCGCGGGCCGCGCCGCGTGGCCTGGTGGGCTGTGGCGGCGGGACTGCTGCTGCTGGCGATCTTCCTGCCATTCTACGGCATCGATCACTACCGGATCTTTGCGTCCACGGTGATTACCAGCAGTAATCACCCCTATGGTGCCGAGTTCAACCTCTCGTTTCATGGCTTCTGGACGCGCCTGCTGGTGGCGAACCCCTACTCGCGGCCGCTTTTCGACGCACCTCTGCTGGCTCGCGCGCTGACGATCGTGTGCTCGGGCGGGCTGCTGGCGCTGTGCGCCGATGCCGTGCGCCGCGTGGATGACGAGCGTAAGCGGCTGCCGGAGTACTGCTTGTGGCTGTGTGCCATGCTGCTGCTCTCACCGATCAACGGGTCGTATAACTCGGTGCTGCTGCTGCTGCCGGGGTTGGTGCTGCTGCGCTATGTGGAGCAGACGCGCGACCGCAGCATCCGAGCGTGGCTGGTACTGGGCAGCGCGCTGGCGGTATGGCCTGCGGGTTGGACTGATGGCATGCCACTGCTGTATAACGGGCTGCATATCGGCCTAGGCGTACTGCTGCTCACACCTGGGATCTATGGTATTGTGATCTACTGCGGTGTGCTCTACGCTGTGATCCGCAGGCCGTGGCCAGCTGCCCCCGCCGCCTAG
- a CDS encoding PPOX class F420-dependent oxidoreductase — protein sequence MTARAEAFPTLQGHEFVNLTTYRKSGAAVVTPVWFAQVGATLYVVTQDGSGKVKRLRANPMAQLAPATRRGEPLGQPVPAQGRILGAAEAAQASQALDKKYGWQKRLFDVFAKLRGSTESRVYLAFEPADA from the coding sequence ATGACAGCCAGGGCCGAGGCTTTCCCCACCCTTCAGGGCCACGAGTTTGTAAACCTCACCACCTACCGCAAAAGCGGCGCGGCGGTGGTCACGCCGGTCTGGTTCGCCCAGGTCGGCGCCACGCTCTATGTCGTCACCCAGGATGGCTCGGGCAAGGTCAAGCGGCTGCGGGCCAACCCCATGGCGCAGCTGGCCCCGGCCACCCGCCGAGGCGAGCCGCTGGGCCAGCCGGTGCCCGCCCAGGGCCGCATCCTGGGTGCCGCCGAGGCCGCGCAGGCCAGCCAGGCGCTGGACAAAAAATACGGCTGGCAGAAGCGCCTCTTCGACGTATTCGCCAAGCTGCGCGGCAGCACCGAGAGCCGGGTCTACCTGGCCTTCGAGCCAGCCGATGCCTAG